In a single window of the Delftia tsuruhatensis genome:
- a CDS encoding 2OG-Fe(II) oxygenase encodes MLNFNQILNCQLNTIPFRWAEISGLYSPENCALLSQTYPTDHFRTVEAYGGEKDYRYDARSLIPMGEKNISRPEFLSPGWMEFAQDLISDDYRSAMSSLTGIDLSHFPMEANLYHYGSGALLGPHRDLPEKKVTHVFYFNENWLAADGGCLAILNSSNAKDVAALVSPNVGNSVAFVRSDESWHEVTKVSARVRASRRSVTVTFYQPGSISSMWPPGSEMELHDYVAD; translated from the coding sequence ATGCTCAATTTCAACCAAATTCTGAATTGCCAACTGAATACAATCCCTTTTCGCTGGGCAGAAATATCCGGACTGTATTCACCAGAAAATTGTGCATTGCTTTCTCAAACCTACCCAACCGACCACTTCCGCACCGTAGAAGCCTACGGGGGAGAAAAGGACTACCGATACGATGCCAGGTCATTGATTCCAATGGGCGAAAAAAATATATCCCGACCGGAATTCCTGAGCCCTGGCTGGATGGAATTCGCGCAAGACCTGATTTCCGATGATTATCGTAGTGCCATGTCATCATTGACTGGAATCGATTTATCACATTTCCCCATGGAGGCAAATCTGTACCATTATGGATCTGGTGCATTGCTTGGACCCCATCGCGATCTTCCGGAAAAAAAGGTCACGCATGTCTTTTATTTCAATGAAAACTGGCTTGCAGCAGATGGCGGCTGCCTTGCCATACTCAATTCATCCAATGCCAAGGATGTTGCAGCCCTTGTCAGCCCGAATGTAGGAAATTCCGTGGCTTTCGTACGCTCGGATGAATCCTGGCACGAAGTAACCAAGGTTTCTGCACGGGTTCGTGCATCGCGCCGCAGCGTGACCGTGACGTTCTATCAACCTGGCTCCATCAGCTCCATGTGGCCACCTGGCTCGGAAATGGAACTACACGACTATGTTGCTGATTGA
- a CDS encoding efflux transporter outer membrane subunit has product MQLLKTSVLACAAALAGCGALTRTPYEAPAVALPAQFEHAQPATAQPMADPMTAPWWHRFGDPRLDAWIALALERNPDLATAGIRVRRAALQAQLAGRALLPQPSGTLGTGASRPLSGSPRSTLETSSASLSVAWELDLFDRLGAQRDAARFEAEASAQDLQAVRLTLTTTAAGLYWQLAQANERLDSTGQSLAYARRTLELVQAQYRSGAVSSLELREARQSLAQQEALQSQYLQARAELRQSLAELLAGAQPPGGEPQALPTLALPAVQAGLPAELLGRRPDLRAAELRLRAALASSDAAAARYYPTLSLTGSLGGSSNALLDLLANPVAALGANMTLPFLNVGEMRLNTAIARNQYEEAVVSFRKSLYAALSETEKALSARTRLQEQEGAQQRALQEALEITRLYEARYRAGQVPLRSWLDAQERQRTAQLALSALHLEQLQNQLTLYKVLGGGLTAPG; this is encoded by the coding sequence ATGCAACTCCTGAAGACCAGCGTGCTGGCCTGCGCGGCAGCCCTTGCCGGCTGCGGCGCGCTCACGCGCACCCCCTACGAGGCCCCCGCAGTGGCGCTGCCCGCGCAGTTCGAACATGCGCAACCCGCCACGGCCCAGCCCATGGCCGACCCCATGACCGCCCCCTGGTGGCACCGCTTCGGCGACCCACGGCTCGACGCCTGGATCGCCCTGGCCCTGGAGCGCAACCCCGACCTGGCCACGGCCGGCATCCGCGTGCGCCGCGCCGCGCTGCAGGCACAACTGGCCGGCCGCGCGCTGCTGCCCCAGCCCAGCGGCACGCTCGGCACCGGAGCCAGCCGCCCGCTGTCGGGCAGCCCGCGCAGCACGCTGGAGACCTCCAGCGCATCGCTGAGCGTGGCCTGGGAGCTGGACCTGTTCGACCGCCTCGGAGCCCAGCGCGATGCCGCCCGCTTCGAGGCCGAGGCCAGCGCGCAGGACCTGCAGGCCGTGCGCCTGACCCTCACCACCACCGCCGCCGGCCTCTACTGGCAACTGGCGCAGGCCAACGAGCGCCTGGACTCCACCGGCCAAAGCCTGGCCTACGCGCGCCGCACCCTGGAGCTGGTGCAGGCCCAGTACCGCAGCGGCGCCGTCTCCAGCCTGGAATTGCGCGAGGCCCGGCAATCGCTGGCCCAGCAGGAAGCGCTGCAAAGCCAGTACCTGCAGGCCCGCGCCGAACTGCGCCAGAGCCTGGCCGAGCTGCTGGCGGGCGCCCAGCCCCCCGGCGGCGAGCCGCAGGCCTTGCCCACGCTGGCTTTGCCCGCCGTGCAGGCAGGCCTGCCGGCCGAGCTGCTGGGCCGACGCCCGGACCTGCGCGCCGCCGAATTGCGCCTGCGTGCCGCGCTGGCCAGCAGCGACGCGGCGGCCGCGCGCTACTACCCCACGCTGTCGCTGACCGGCAGCCTGGGCGGCTCCAGCAACGCGCTGCTCGACCTGCTGGCCAACCCCGTCGCCGCACTGGGCGCCAACATGACCCTGCCCTTCCTCAACGTGGGCGAGATGCGGCTGAACACGGCCATCGCGCGCAACCAGTACGAAGAGGCCGTGGTCAGCTTCCGCAAGTCGCTGTACGCCGCGCTGTCCGAAACCGAAAAAGCCCTGTCGGCACGCACCCGGCTGCAGGAGCAGGAAGGCGCCCAGCAGCGCGCACTGCAGGAAGCGCTGGAGATCACGCGGCTCTATGAGGCCCGCTACCGGGCTGGCCAGGTCCCGCTGCGCTCCTGGCTGGATGCCCAGGAACGCCAGCGCACGGCACAACTGGCCCTGTCCGCCCTGCACCTGGAACAGCTTCAGAACCAGCTGACCCTGTACAAGGTGCTGGGCGGCGGACTGACGGCGCCAGGCTAG
- a CDS encoding porin: MLAAAGTVQAQSTVTLYGRVSGGIDYQTNVYDPATGKSGILWRGGGNQWGTSMLGFKGQEDLGGGLKALFLLESGFSLDDARFNGPGFFNRRSFVGLQSGWGTLKLGKDMPISDAHWALDPTGQQFISSATLVRGRNWGGHDNMVSYETPNWNGLRALALTSLGEQAQGVTRLRKDALSVAYTTPTYELRAIYDVARDANGRYSDLYTRSRNLTLGGSVTLDALKLFAAYEQLSAPDSAAGQPDKARHYWMGARYRATGPLTLIGAAYRTTVNRGGGSANLFMLGADYGLSRRTLLYASVGTVRNGGNASFSVQATNNNPAPGRSQAGLYLGMVHSF, from the coding sequence ATGCTGGCGGCGGCGGGCACGGTCCAGGCCCAGAGCACGGTCACGCTCTACGGGCGCGTATCGGGGGGCATCGACTACCAGACCAATGTGTACGACCCGGCCACCGGAAAGTCCGGCATCCTGTGGCGCGGAGGCGGCAACCAGTGGGGCACGAGCATGCTCGGCTTCAAGGGCCAGGAAGACCTGGGCGGAGGGCTCAAGGCGCTGTTCCTGCTCGAATCGGGCTTCAGCCTGGACGATGCGCGATTCAACGGTCCGGGCTTCTTCAATCGCCGCAGCTTCGTGGGCCTGCAAAGCGGGTGGGGCACCTTGAAGCTGGGCAAGGACATGCCGATCTCGGACGCGCACTGGGCGCTGGACCCCACGGGCCAGCAGTTCATCAGCTCGGCCACGCTGGTGCGCGGGCGCAACTGGGGCGGGCACGACAACATGGTGTCCTATGAAACGCCGAACTGGAACGGCTTGCGCGCGCTGGCCCTGACCAGCCTGGGCGAGCAGGCCCAGGGCGTGACACGGCTGCGCAAGGATGCGCTGTCCGTGGCCTATACGACGCCCACCTATGAGTTGCGCGCCATCTACGACGTGGCCCGCGATGCCAACGGCCGCTACAGCGATCTCTACACCCGCTCGCGCAACCTCACGCTGGGCGGCTCGGTGACGCTGGATGCGCTCAAGCTGTTCGCGGCCTACGAGCAGTTGTCCGCGCCGGACAGTGCGGCAGGCCAGCCCGACAAGGCCAGGCACTACTGGATGGGCGCGCGCTACCGGGCCACGGGGCCGTTGACGCTGATCGGCGCGGCCTATCGCACCACGGTGAACCGGGGCGGTGGCAGCGCCAACCTGTTCATGCTGGGGGCGGACTACGGTCTGTCCCGGCGCACCCTGCTGTATGCCAGCGTGGGCACGGTGCGCAATGGTGGCAACGCCAGCTTCTCGGTGCAAGCCACGAACAACAACCCGGCGCCGGGCCGCTCGCAGGCAGGGCTGTATCTGGGCATGGTGCATTCGTTCTAG
- a CDS encoding ABC transporter ATP-binding protein gives MSSDFSIEVESLSKCYRIYDSPQARLMQMLPFFGRQRFREFWALRDISFRVAKGESVGIIGRNGSGKSTLLQIICRTLNASTGSSLTRGKVAALLELGSGFNPDFTGRENVYLNGALLGMSREEMNSRFDEIADFANIGDFMEQPTKTYSSGMLVRLAFSVSACIDPDILIIDEALAVGDASFQFKCLGRLEALAKNGTTLLFVSHDMSMVKRFCNKAIYLSAGRLKSIGSPEEMAEMYLLDMRDEQRQWASSGKTPVAQKKIVNNAHFAFGTKEGEITSAHFTNTGGFYSSFAFGENIDIEINCRFHESVHRPNISLTVQEARLLVVGGQNFQISSKDADNGWISASLVFRFPAKLSPGRYHITIKLMNGHSEETSLLIEKQVGLLSFDTVASRNHSFLGIVDLGIELSTPTNTDSN, from the coding sequence ATGTCTTCTGATTTTTCAATTGAGGTTGAGTCTCTGAGCAAGTGCTATCGGATCTATGACAGCCCGCAGGCTCGGCTCATGCAGATGCTCCCTTTTTTCGGCAGACAGCGGTTTCGTGAATTTTGGGCACTGAGAGATATCTCTTTTCGCGTCGCAAAGGGCGAGTCCGTAGGAATCATTGGCAGAAATGGAAGTGGAAAATCGACACTGTTGCAGATCATTTGTCGAACACTGAATGCAAGTACGGGAAGCAGCCTGACCCGAGGAAAAGTCGCAGCCCTGCTGGAACTGGGATCAGGCTTCAACCCTGATTTTACAGGTCGTGAGAATGTCTATCTCAATGGTGCTTTGCTTGGGATGAGCCGGGAAGAGATGAATTCCCGTTTCGATGAGATCGCCGATTTTGCGAATATCGGTGACTTCATGGAACAACCCACCAAGACCTATTCAAGCGGAATGCTTGTCCGCTTGGCATTTTCCGTATCTGCATGCATTGACCCGGACATTCTGATCATCGATGAGGCGCTGGCGGTCGGAGATGCCTCCTTTCAATTCAAATGTCTCGGCAGGCTTGAAGCATTGGCGAAAAATGGAACCACACTGCTGTTTGTTTCTCACGACATGAGCATGGTGAAACGCTTCTGCAACAAGGCAATCTATCTCAGTGCAGGGAGGTTGAAATCCATCGGCTCGCCCGAAGAAATGGCAGAAATGTACCTGCTTGACATGAGAGATGAGCAGCGCCAATGGGCCAGCAGCGGGAAAACTCCTGTAGCACAGAAGAAAATTGTGAATAATGCACACTTCGCGTTCGGCACCAAAGAAGGAGAAATCACTTCCGCTCATTTCACCAATACAGGCGGCTTCTACTCGTCATTCGCATTTGGCGAAAACATTGATATTGAAATCAACTGTCGATTTCATGAATCCGTCCACCGGCCCAATATCAGCCTTACCGTTCAGGAGGCAAGGCTTCTTGTCGTAGGCGGGCAGAATTTCCAAATCTCTTCCAAAGATGCAGACAACGGATGGATTTCCGCAAGCCTGGTCTTTCGTTTTCCGGCCAAGCTGTCTCCAGGCCGATATCACATTACCATCAAGCTGATGAATGGACACAGCGAAGAAACATCGCTATTGATTGAAAAGCAAGTAGGCTTGCTAAGCTTCGACACGGTAGCCAGTCGCAATCATTCATTTCTCGGTATTGTAGACCTTGGAATCGAACTGAGCACACCCACCAATACCGATTCGAATTGA
- a CDS encoding polysaccharide pyruvyl transferase family protein → MNGMEIESSQKNRPWRIGIFGTFDVQNYGDLLFPIIAKLELSLRLGAVEVIPFSYHAKSSQDWPYDVVSLADLPRMAGELDAILIGGGFIVRFDKFVAPGYVPAEDWIHHPTGYWLAPALIGIQHGIPVIWNAPGMHCNDIPLWSHPLLSVMLKYSTYVSVRDEPSKKALEKFLNPDRVKMVPDTAFSLGRFIPQHAATEKARLIREQLGLKKPYVVIQATQNLERFTDHIRRFRDEQPDVSFLLLRLGPVLCDHESFIDRELPDTYSLPEWPSPMVLAALIAESEGVAGHSYHLAITALCAGVPVFTPSDLSIGKFTALSKFETVYPLSTLAVDDPLWLKNRLGRKMPLDLMAGAENELRQHWDHVADCVGVRHPQSIAAMNEFMMSLPFLLEGSHGE, encoded by the coding sequence ATGAATGGTATGGAAATTGAATCATCGCAAAAAAATAGGCCGTGGCGCATAGGTATTTTTGGAACCTTTGATGTTCAAAATTATGGTGATCTTCTTTTTCCAATAATCGCGAAGCTGGAGCTTTCGCTGCGGCTGGGGGCGGTGGAAGTGATTCCATTTTCCTATCATGCCAAGTCATCGCAGGATTGGCCATATGATGTCGTTTCTCTCGCCGACCTGCCTCGCATGGCGGGCGAGCTTGATGCCATTCTCATCGGTGGTGGCTTCATAGTTCGTTTTGACAAGTTCGTAGCACCAGGATATGTGCCAGCGGAAGATTGGATTCACCATCCCACTGGATATTGGTTGGCTCCTGCATTGATAGGTATCCAGCATGGAATTCCTGTCATATGGAATGCGCCGGGCATGCATTGCAACGACATCCCATTGTGGAGTCATCCATTGCTTTCGGTGATGTTGAAGTACAGTACCTATGTATCGGTTCGCGATGAACCGAGCAAGAAGGCGCTGGAGAAATTTCTGAATCCTGATCGTGTGAAAATGGTTCCTGATACGGCGTTCTCGTTGGGACGGTTCATCCCCCAGCATGCTGCCACCGAAAAGGCCAGGCTCATACGAGAGCAGTTGGGCTTGAAGAAGCCTTATGTAGTCATCCAGGCGACCCAGAACCTGGAAAGATTCACCGATCACATCCGAAGATTCCGTGATGAGCAGCCTGATGTCAGTTTTCTTCTTCTGCGTCTGGGTCCGGTGCTGTGTGATCATGAATCGTTCATCGATCGGGAATTGCCCGATACCTACAGCTTGCCTGAATGGCCATCTCCAATGGTTCTCGCGGCACTGATCGCGGAGTCGGAAGGTGTTGCCGGTCATAGCTATCATCTTGCAATCACTGCGTTGTGCGCAGGTGTTCCGGTTTTCACTCCAAGCGATCTTTCTATCGGAAAGTTTACTGCGCTGTCAAAGTTCGAAACGGTGTATCCATTGTCCACCTTGGCGGTTGATGATCCTCTATGGCTGAAAAACCGGCTTGGCAGAAAAATGCCACTGGATTTGATGGCCGGTGCCGAAAATGAATTGAGGCAGCATTGGGACCATGTGGCAGATTGTGTTGGGGTTCGTCATCCTCAGTCTATAGCTGCGATGAACGAGTTCATGATGTCATTGCCATTCCTGCTCGAGGGTTCCCATGGCGAATGA
- a CDS encoding glycosyltransferase: MKSNTDEQRALPSSASMLDVKSDEIGNSQTSRGEIAVLQQKIEQLEKELKLSKDVVASRDMGIAWLRSEVDAVKQMLEQRRRSFRYLLVDGLYLIAERSHLARTLGNMLLPHRLKNRLYSNSLNGQRASQQHVIHHEKRDEQRLLPGVCNGRMDIVCLANIEWSARYQRPQHMMSQFAANGHRVFYIVRSINPEQGRPYVMRQVAPNVYEVGLGFFCHEDFYKNGMSHENFLAVNGSFSRLSSDAGIREALIVVHLSYWTKLAVDLQEKRFWRLQYDCMDEWEDFPDIGQQLLMEEEILIDKADLVTVTASILERKWAAKSRKCALVRNGVDFEFFSSNCVKNELLAHLKRPVIGFYGALAPWIDFALLNYLATRRPEWDFVLVGDCFVKDVEGIDRLPNVHLLGKKAYDHMPRYLHGFDVCLIPFKLNKVTHAVDPVKFYEYISVGKPVVSVPLEEMAIYEDYVYFAAEYGDFLSRIEAALREEDADLIHRRIQLAKANDWRHRYVSTEKALKSLYAKCSIVIVSYNNSDLTRQCIESIVTRTTYPHYEVIVVDNASQDDTCDMLLAMQRHIPNLKLILNDENRGFAAANNQGIAQAEGAYVVLLNNDTVVTNDWLEAMLRHLRDSRIGLVGPVTNSVGNEAKIAVDYTNLEQMHEFAARHTVANAGHHFDISVLAMFCVAMRREVFEEIGALDEGFGIGMFEDDDYCRRLQAAGYRTVCAEDSFVHHYGQASFKKLIDSGEYQVIWERNQAYFESKWGTWTPHSNSRSSERFS, encoded by the coding sequence ATGAAAAGTAATACGGATGAGCAAAGAGCACTTCCATCTTCTGCAAGTATGCTGGATGTGAAATCTGACGAGATTGGAAACTCTCAGACGTCCAGGGGTGAAATTGCTGTCTTGCAGCAGAAAATTGAACAGCTTGAGAAAGAGTTGAAGCTCAGCAAAGATGTCGTTGCATCGCGTGACATGGGCATCGCCTGGCTCCGGAGTGAAGTTGATGCAGTAAAGCAGATGCTTGAACAGCGAAGGAGAAGTTTTCGATACCTCTTGGTTGATGGGCTGTACCTGATTGCGGAGCGCTCTCATCTGGCTCGGACGCTGGGAAATATGTTGCTACCCCATCGTTTGAAAAACCGGTTGTATTCAAATTCTCTCAATGGTCAGCGGGCAAGCCAGCAGCATGTCATTCATCACGAAAAAAGAGACGAGCAGCGGTTGCTGCCCGGGGTTTGCAACGGAAGAATGGATATAGTTTGCCTGGCCAACATTGAATGGTCTGCGCGCTATCAAAGGCCGCAGCATATGATGTCTCAATTTGCTGCCAATGGTCATCGTGTATTTTATATTGTACGATCCATAAATCCGGAGCAGGGCAGGCCTTACGTCATGCGACAAGTAGCTCCAAACGTCTATGAAGTAGGTCTGGGTTTTTTTTGTCATGAGGATTTCTATAAGAATGGAATGTCTCATGAAAATTTTCTTGCTGTCAACGGATCGTTTTCACGGTTGTCGTCGGATGCCGGAATCAGGGAGGCTCTGATTGTAGTTCATCTGTCCTACTGGACGAAGTTGGCAGTGGATCTTCAAGAGAAAAGATTTTGGCGCCTGCAGTATGACTGCATGGATGAGTGGGAAGATTTCCCAGATATCGGTCAGCAGCTTCTGATGGAGGAGGAAATCCTTATCGACAAGGCTGATCTGGTGACGGTTACTGCATCCATCCTGGAGAGAAAATGGGCGGCCAAGAGCAGAAAATGTGCCTTGGTTAGAAATGGGGTGGATTTTGAATTTTTCTCATCCAATTGTGTGAAAAATGAATTGCTTGCCCATTTGAAGAGGCCGGTCATAGGATTCTATGGGGCCTTGGCGCCTTGGATAGATTTCGCTCTGCTGAATTATCTGGCGACACGGCGTCCGGAATGGGATTTTGTTTTGGTGGGAGATTGTTTTGTCAAAGACGTCGAAGGCATTGATAGGCTGCCTAATGTGCATTTGTTGGGGAAGAAGGCCTACGATCATATGCCCCGTTACCTGCATGGATTTGATGTCTGCCTGATTCCATTCAAGTTGAACAAGGTCACTCACGCGGTGGACCCTGTCAAGTTCTATGAATACATCAGCGTGGGTAAGCCGGTTGTCAGTGTTCCATTGGAAGAGATGGCGATCTACGAGGACTATGTCTACTTTGCTGCGGAATATGGCGACTTTCTGTCCAGGATCGAGGCTGCGCTGAGGGAAGAGGATGCGGATCTGATCCATCGCAGGATTCAATTGGCAAAGGCCAATGACTGGAGGCATCGCTATGTTTCAACGGAAAAGGCGTTGAAATCCCTGTATGCAAAGTGCTCCATTGTCATCGTCAGTTATAATAATTCCGACTTGACCCGGCAATGCATCGAAAGCATTGTCACACGCACCACATATCCTCATTACGAAGTGATCGTCGTGGATAATGCCTCCCAGGATGATACTTGCGATATGTTGCTTGCCATGCAGCGCCACATCCCGAACCTGAAATTGATTCTCAATGATGAGAATCGTGGTTTTGCCGCGGCTAACAACCAAGGGATCGCGCAGGCCGAGGGGGCGTATGTAGTGCTTCTCAACAATGATACGGTGGTCACCAATGACTGGCTCGAAGCCATGCTGCGGCACTTGCGGGACAGTCGAATCGGCCTGGTTGGGCCGGTCACCAACTCAGTTGGCAACGAGGCGAAGATCGCTGTGGACTACACCAATCTGGAGCAGATGCACGAGTTTGCTGCCCGCCATACCGTCGCGAACGCCGGCCATCATTTTGATATCTCCGTGCTGGCCATGTTTTGTGTGGCAATGCGGCGCGAGGTATTCGAGGAGATCGGTGCCCTTGATGAAGGATTTGGCATTGGCATGTTTGAGGATGATGATTACTGCCGCCGGCTTCAGGCTGCCGGATATCGTACGGTGTGTGCGGAAGACTCTTTTGTGCACCACTACGGTCAGGCATCCTTCAAGAAATTGATCGACTCGGGTGAGTATCAGGTGATCTGGGAGCGAAATCAGGCATATTTCGAAAGCAAATGGGGTACATGGACACCACATTCCAATAGCCGATCTTCAGAAAGGTTTTCATGA
- a CDS encoding class I SAM-dependent methyltransferase — protein sequence MISDEEITANHWSKNVASSDAFSPQVYWLAVPAVQRRFQRKACANTPHEWWGTYCMKEFFDRSPASSRMLSIGCGSGSLERELFRLNAFGHFDAIDIAKGAIDIARAEADAIGAGNINYIVKDVQSTPLGNGIYDAVWFNGSLHHIKQLEKVCQSVRAALKPGGWVFFNEYVGANHFAFSDFQRSIISGAFQLIPPEYRRSFQVEHFGKVQHGVPLPDPAEVVKVDPSEAIRSQDIRRVLSENFSECAFNACGGNILQFALHGIAGNFVESDPRSMELLEMLFQIEDTMISNNFLETDFAIGVMRAV from the coding sequence ATGATTTCCGACGAAGAGATTACCGCGAATCATTGGTCAAAAAATGTGGCGAGTTCAGATGCCTTTTCGCCACAGGTTTACTGGCTGGCTGTTCCGGCCGTGCAGCGACGCTTTCAGCGAAAGGCTTGTGCCAACACTCCACATGAGTGGTGGGGAACCTATTGCATGAAGGAGTTTTTTGACAGATCCCCTGCCTCCTCAAGAATGCTGAGTATTGGCTGTGGCAGCGGATCTCTGGAGCGGGAACTGTTCCGGCTGAATGCCTTTGGTCATTTTGATGCAATTGATATTGCGAAGGGGGCCATTGACATTGCCCGTGCTGAGGCAGATGCGATTGGTGCTGGCAATATTAATTACATTGTCAAGGATGTTCAAAGCACGCCGCTTGGCAACGGAATCTACGATGCCGTTTGGTTTAACGGGTCCTTGCACCACATCAAGCAGCTTGAAAAGGTTTGCCAGTCTGTTCGTGCGGCACTGAAGCCCGGTGGCTGGGTTTTTTTCAATGAATATGTCGGTGCGAATCACTTTGCATTCAGTGATTTTCAACGCTCGATTATTTCTGGTGCATTTCAGTTGATTCCCCCGGAATATCGCCGATCTTTCCAGGTGGAGCATTTCGGTAAGGTGCAGCACGGGGTTCCGCTACCTGACCCTGCTGAAGTGGTGAAGGTTGACCCATCGGAGGCTATCAGATCCCAGGATATAAGAAGGGTATTGTCCGAGAATTTTTCTGAGTGTGCATTCAATGCCTGTGGCGGGAATATATTGCAATTCGCCCTGCATGGGATTGCGGGAAATTTCGTGGAAAGTGATCCTCGCTCAATGGAATTGCTTGAAATGTTGTTTCAGATTGAGGATACGATGATTTCTAATAATTTTCTTGAGACCGACTTTGCCATCGGTGTCATGAGGGCTGTTTGA
- a CDS encoding MacB family efflux pump subunit, whose translation MGQPLLQMQGLRREFPAGDTTVAVLKDIDLDIAAGEMVAIVGASGSGKSTLMNILGCLDRPTSGSYRIAGRETGELEPDALAALRREHFGFIFQRYHLLPDLTAQGNVELPSVYAGTAAADRHARSAALLERLGLADRMQHRPGQLSGGQQQRVSIARALMNGGAVILADEPTGALDKASGEQVMRILQELHAEGHTIILVTHDMAVAAHASRVIEISDGAIIADRRSAPQATPSAVQPEAAPRAASWRQFGDRFGEALRMALRAMNAHRLRTFLTMLGIIIGISAVVSVVALGRGAQQQVMSQISELGTNTLDIFPGKDFGDTRAAAIETLVAADAQALAEQPYVDSATPNVSVSVTALYRENAATAQVTGVGFEHFRVRGLRLASGRFFDQRDVDLHAQVAVIDQKAATALFPSTPSPLGEVVMLGEMPVEIIGVLRPAQNSFGGSTPTFFVPYTAAATRLVGKYHLDSITLRIKDEVPAEIALKAATALLTERHGTKDFFVWNSDQIRQAITRTSTTLTLLVSAIAMIALLVGGIGVMNIMLVSVTERTREIGVRMAIGARQSDILQQFLIEAVLVCIVGGILGVSLALGLGLAVSLSGSSFQLSFSAASIVLAVACSSLIGISFGFLPARSAARLDPVQALSRD comes from the coding sequence ATGGGCCAGCCATTGCTGCAGATGCAGGGCCTGCGCCGCGAATTCCCCGCAGGCGACACCACCGTGGCGGTGCTCAAGGACATCGACCTGGACATAGCGGCCGGCGAGATGGTCGCCATCGTCGGCGCCTCGGGCTCGGGCAAGTCCACGCTGATGAACATCCTGGGCTGCCTGGACCGCCCCACCTCGGGCAGCTACCGCATCGCGGGGCGCGAGACCGGCGAGCTGGAACCCGACGCGCTGGCCGCGCTGCGGCGCGAGCACTTCGGCTTCATCTTCCAGCGCTACCACCTGCTGCCCGACCTCACGGCCCAGGGCAATGTGGAGCTGCCCTCCGTCTACGCGGGCACGGCGGCCGCAGACCGGCATGCGCGCTCGGCCGCCCTGCTCGAACGCCTGGGCCTGGCCGACCGCATGCAGCACCGCCCGGGTCAGTTGTCGGGCGGGCAGCAGCAGCGCGTGTCCATCGCCCGCGCGCTGATGAACGGCGGCGCCGTCATCCTCGCCGACGAGCCCACGGGCGCGCTGGACAAGGCCAGCGGCGAGCAGGTCATGCGCATCCTGCAGGAGCTGCACGCCGAGGGCCACACCATCATCCTGGTCACGCACGACATGGCCGTGGCCGCGCATGCCTCGCGCGTGATCGAGATCAGCGACGGCGCCATCATCGCGGACCGGCGCAGCGCACCGCAGGCCACCCCATCCGCCGTCCAGCCCGAGGCCGCCCCGCGCGCGGCCTCCTGGCGCCAGTTCGGCGACCGCTTCGGCGAAGCCCTGCGCATGGCGCTGCGCGCCATGAACGCGCACCGCCTGCGCACCTTCCTGACCATGCTGGGCATCATCATCGGCATCTCCGCCGTGGTCTCGGTAGTGGCGCTGGGCCGTGGCGCGCAGCAGCAGGTGATGAGCCAGATCAGCGAGCTGGGCACGAACACGCTGGACATCTTCCCGGGCAAGGACTTCGGCGACACGCGCGCCGCCGCCATCGAGACCCTGGTCGCCGCCGACGCCCAGGCCCTGGCCGAGCAACCCTATGTGGACAGCGCCACGCCCAATGTCTCGGTCAGCGTCACCGCGCTGTACCGCGAGAACGCCGCCACGGCCCAGGTCACGGGCGTGGGCTTCGAGCATTTCCGCGTGCGCGGCCTGCGCCTGGCGTCGGGGCGTTTCTTCGACCAGCGCGACGTGGACCTGCATGCCCAGGTCGCCGTGATCGACCAGAAGGCCGCCACCGCGCTCTTCCCCTCCACCCCCAGCCCGCTGGGCGAGGTGGTGATGCTGGGCGAGATGCCCGTGGAGATCATCGGCGTGCTGCGCCCGGCGCAAAACAGCTTCGGTGGCTCCACCCCCACCTTCTTCGTGCCCTACACGGCGGCTGCCACGCGCCTGGTCGGCAAATACCACCTGGACAGCATCACGCTGCGCATCAAGGACGAAGTGCCCGCCGAGATCGCGCTGAAGGCCGCCACCGCCCTGCTGACGGAGCGCCACGGTACCAAGGACTTCTTCGTCTGGAACTCCGACCAGATCCGGCAGGCCATCACGCGCACCAGCACCACGCTGACGCTGCTGGTCTCGGCCATCGCCATGATCGCGCTGCTGGTGGGCGGCATCGGCGTGATGAACATCATGCTGGTGTCGGTGACCGAGCGCACGCGCGAAATCGGCGTGCGCATGGCCATCGGCGCGCGCCAGTCGGACATCCTGCAGCAGTTCCTCATCGAGGCCGTGCTGGTCTGCATCGTCGGCGGCATCCTGGGCGTCTCGCTGGCCCTGGGGCTGGGCCTGGCGGTCAGCCTGTCGGGCAGCAGCTTCCAGCTCTCGTTCTCGGCCGCCTCCATCGTGCTGGCCGTGGCCTGCTCCTCGCTCATCGGCATCAGCTTCGGCTTCCTGCCGGCGCGCAGCGCCGCGCGCCTGGACCCGGTGCAAGCCCTGTCAAGAGATTGA